One region of Manis pentadactyla isolate mManPen7 chromosome 9, mManPen7.hap1, whole genome shotgun sequence genomic DNA includes:
- the LOC118909759 gene encoding putative olfactory receptor 5AK3: MALALSTFPFLHIFNCYLIFLAMEQNNGTELTEFILLGFAGQHKSWHILFPVFLLIYVASLMGNIGMILLIKIDSCLHTPMYFFLQHLAFVDLCYTSAITPKMLQNFVGTEQSISFIGCMMQLLVYGAFATVDCYILAAMAADRYVAICNPLRYPTVMSQRVCMQLLLGSYLVGFLNGSVNTGFTFSLNFCKSSKINHFFCDEPPILALSCSNVDLNIMLLTVFVGFNLTLTVLVVIFSYIYILAAILKISSAAGRKKAFSTCTSHLTAITIFYGTLSYMYLHQGTIGSQEQAKVASVFYGIMIPMLNPLIYSLRNQDVKEALKQIAKKCI, translated from the coding sequence ATGGCCTTAGCTCTCTCTACCTTtccttttttgcatattttcaaCTGCTATTTAATCTTTCTAGCCATGGAACAGAACAATGGCACTGAGCTGACTGAATTCATTCTCCTGGGATTTGCTGGTCAACACAAGTCCTGGCATATCCTCTTCCCAGTATTTCTGTTGATCTATGTGGCCAGCCTCATGGGTAATATCGGGATGATCCTACTCATCAAGATCGATTCTTGCcttcacacccccatgtactttttcctccaACACTTGGCATTTGTTGATCTCTGCTACACCTCTGCTATCACTCCCAAGATGTTGCAAAACTTTGTAGGGACAGAACAATCCATCTCATTCATAGGATGTATGATGCAGTTACTAGTCTACGGGGCTTTTGCCACAGTTGACTGCTACATTCTGGCTGCCATGGCAGCGGACCGTTATGTGGCCATCTGTAACCCCCTCCGCTACCCAACAGTCATGTCCcagagagtctgcatgcaacTCTTACTTGGTTCATACCTGGTAGGCTTCCTAAATGGCTCTGTTAACACAGGTTTTACTTTCTCACTGAACTTTTGCAAATCCAGTAAAATTAACCACTTTTTCTGTGATGAACCCCCAATTCTTGCCCTATCCTGCTCCAATGTTGACCTCAACATCATGCTACTAACTGTCTTTGTTGGGTTCAACTTGACCTTGACTGTGCTGGTTGTCAtcttttcctacatatatatCCTGGCTGCCATCCTGAAGATATCTTCTGCTGCAGGGAGGAAAAAAGCCTTCTCCACATGCACCTCCCACCTGACTGCCATCACCATTTTCTATGGGACTCTCTCCTACATGTATCTGCACCAGGGGACCATTGGGTCTCAAGAGCAAGCAAAGGTGGCTTCTGTGTTTTATGGCATTATGATCCCCATGTTGAACCCTCTCATCTACAGCCTGAGAAACCAGGATGTGAAAGAAGCCCTAAAACAGATAGCAAAGAAGTGCATCTAG